A single Deinococcus aerophilus DNA region contains:
- a CDS encoding ABC transporter substrate-binding protein, whose amino-acid sequence MQHTSSRRLLRSAALVTLALLGGALAAPKKVSGYGTLGVTTGKPGGTLTLALGDSPQSLFYYGVIDNNLGLISQQLFDGLVEFNYATYKIEPALAESWTITEGGKVYTFKLRQGVKWSDGQAFNADDVVFSYKNIIMNPEARAGDAGNFKLDGKDVTIKKIDANTVQFTLPRAAPAFLLQQRYFIMPQHKLAKFSVDGGAKPADINNAWPTNVAPSEVVGTGPFKLAGYTAGQKVSLVKNPNFWKVDASGTPLPYLNALNFLIIRDPQAQVAQFLAGNLDQLNSSGAQFPDLKSKEVAGAAFKVLRSTALFGSPPFVAYNFDAKDPALSKLFSDARFRRAMQSAVDRERIIDTVYNGLASLPGHGVAPVNTQWYTNTRAQLGKFDLTAAGKALDALGVKDTDGNGVRNVPGGKDLEIDLTYGTDSAVYPAIATILQSDFKKLGVKVNLKGILSSKLFSTGMAGDFEMIVAAFGDQPDPELRKPIWQPGGALYYWHRSTQPAQDGGTPNLAKMAPWEKEIYNIFNDAATTTSASQRKALYTRWQLLFAQNLPVTPIAKPENIGAISNKYGNYIYNLGVIPGYNPVPLIYQK is encoded by the coding sequence ATGCAGCACACTTCATCCCGCCGCCTGCTCCGTTCCGCCGCGCTGGTCACCCTGGCCCTGCTCGGCGGTGCGCTGGCCGCTCCCAAGAAGGTCAGCGGCTATGGCACGCTGGGCGTCACCACCGGCAAGCCCGGCGGCACGCTGACGCTCGCGCTGGGCGACAGCCCGCAGAGCCTGTTCTATTACGGCGTGATCGACAACAACCTGGGCCTGATCTCGCAGCAGCTGTTCGACGGTCTGGTGGAGTTCAACTACGCCACCTACAAGATCGAGCCTGCCCTGGCCGAGAGCTGGACCATCACCGAGGGCGGCAAGGTCTACACCTTCAAGCTGCGTCAGGGCGTGAAGTGGAGCGACGGTCAGGCCTTCAACGCCGATGACGTCGTCTTCTCGTACAAGAACATCATCATGAACCCCGAGGCCCGCGCGGGCGACGCCGGGAACTTCAAGCTGGACGGCAAGGACGTCACCATCAAGAAGATCGACGCTAACACCGTGCAGTTCACCCTGCCGCGCGCCGCGCCCGCCTTCTTGCTGCAGCAGCGCTACTTCATCATGCCGCAGCACAAGCTCGCCAAGTTCAGCGTGGACGGCGGGGCCAAGCCGGCCGACATCAACAACGCCTGGCCCACCAACGTGGCCCCCAGCGAGGTCGTGGGAACCGGTCCCTTCAAACTCGCGGGCTACACGGCGGGCCAGAAGGTCAGCCTGGTCAAGAACCCGAACTTCTGGAAGGTCGACGCCAGCGGTACGCCCCTGCCCTACCTGAACGCCCTGAACTTCCTGATCATCCGCGACCCCCAGGCGCAGGTGGCCCAGTTCCTGGCCGGCAACCTCGACCAGCTGAACAGCAGCGGCGCGCAGTTTCCGGACCTGAAGTCCAAGGAGGTCGCGGGCGCTGCCTTCAAGGTGCTGCGCTCCACGGCGCTGTTCGGCAGCCCCCCCTTTGTCGCGTACAACTTCGACGCCAAGGACCCGGCCCTCTCCAAGCTGTTCAGCGACGCCCGTTTCCGGCGCGCCATGCAGAGTGCGGTGGACCGCGAGCGCATCATCGACACGGTGTACAACGGTCTGGCGAGCCTGCCCGGTCACGGCGTCGCGCCGGTAAACACGCAGTGGTACACGAACACGCGGGCCCAGCTGGGCAAGTTTGACCTGACGGCCGCCGGCAAGGCGCTCGACGCCCTGGGAGTCAAGGACACCGATGGCAACGGCGTGCGCAACGTGCCCGGCGGCAAGGACCTGGAAATTGACCTGACCTACGGCACCGACAGCGCCGTATACCCGGCGATCGCCACCATTCTGCAGAGCGATTTCAAGAAGCTGGGCGTCAAGGTGAACCTCAAGGGCATCCTGTCGAGCAAGCTGTTCTCCACCGGCATGGCGGGGGACTTCGAGATGATCGTGGCCGCTTTCGGCGACCAGCCGGACCCCGAACTGCGCAAGCCCATCTGGCAGCCCGGCGGCGCGCTGTACTACTGGCACCGCAGCACCCAGCCGGCGCAGGACGGCGGAACGCCCAACCTCGCGAAGATGGCTCCGTGGGAAAAGGAGATTTACAACATCTTCAACGACGCGGCCACAACCACCTCGGCGAGCCAGCGCAAGGCCCTGTACACCCGCTGGCAGCTGCTGTTCGCCCAGAATCTGCCGGTGACCCCCATCGCCAAGCCCGAGAACATCGGGGCCATCAGCAACAAGTACGGCAACTACATCTACAACCTGGGGGTTATTCCCGGCTACAACCCGGTCCCCCTGATCTACCAGAAGTAA